The DNA segment ATCTTTACAAGGTCGTCTTCGCCGAGGGGCGCCCACGCTTTGTCGAGACCTTCGTTGACGGCTATATGATGCGCCATTTCGCCGATACGGCTTCCGTCGATGCCTACGCCCCCGAGGCTCATAGGGATGCCTATGGACTCAAAGAAATCATAGGTGGCGTCTATTGCCTGCCGGGCGATCTCAAACTTGTCCTGACCGGCGTCTATGCCGAATACGTTCTGTCCGTATTTGACGAATCTGTCCACGGTCTTTTCGCTGAGGATATGCTTCATCCACCTCGGCGTGATGATAGCCAGTCCCTCGCCGTGGGTGATGTCGTAATAGGCGGAAAGGGCGTGCTCGATGCCGTGGCAGGGCCAGCCGGAGTAGCTGTTGCCCAGAGAGTATATCATGTTGCAGCCGTAGGTGCAGCAGAGCATCATCTCGGCCCTGGCCGTATAATCGGATGGATTTTCAAGACACTTGCGGGTGTTGATCATCAGGCTCTTCAGAGCGGCCTCCATAAAGCCGTCGTTCAGCAGGGTGGAATCTGCGACGAAGTATTGCTCCATGATGTGGTTCATGGCGTCGGCGCAGCCCGCCGCA comes from the Abditibacteriota bacterium genome and includes:
- a CDS encoding iron-containing alcohol dehydrogenase, which encodes MQNFDYQTPTRLIFGQGVIDKLPEVMSRFGKRVLLTYGGGSIKRLGLYDKVKDLLSDLEITELAGIEPNPKYDPSVLEGVRLCKENGIDVILSVGGGSVLDCSKAIAAGAKYDGDPWDLITRKAFAKDALPIVDILTLAATGSEYDPGAVISRTETNDKIGYMDPHLYPAVSFLDPEYTFTVSKKQTAAGCADAMNHIMEQYFVADSTLLNDGFMEAALKSLMINTRKCLENPSDYTARAEMMLCCTYGCNMIYSLGNSYSGWPCHGIEHALSAYYDITHGEGLAIITPRWMKHILSEKTVDRFVKYGQNVFGIDAGQDKFEIARQAIDATYDFFESIGIPMSLGGVGIDGSRIGEMAHHIAVNEGLDKAWAPLGEDDLVKILTDSL